The nucleotide window CCATTCACGATCGAACCCCCACCCAGGACTATCTCAAATACGCTCAGCTGTTCGCGGAAGGCCACCATGAGCGATACGACGGAAAAGGCTATCCCTACGGACTCGAAGGCGAAGATATTCCCCTGTGCTGCAGGCTCATAGCCGTGGCGAACGTGTACGACGCCTGCATAACGCCCCGTATTTACCGGCCCGCTCTGACCCACGAAGAAGCGCGGCAGGTCATCCTGGCCGGAAAAGGCACGGAGTTTGACCCTTACATTGTGGACGTTTTTGAATCTCTGTACGATGATTTTTCGAAACTGCACGCGAGATCAAGGCTGCTGGGGAAAAGGTTCGGAGGCGACCCGGGGCTGTGAAACGCATCCTCATCGTGGACGACAACATAACGAGTCTGCGGCAGGCTGCCGCTCAGCTTGCCGCGGATTATGAGGTTCTGCTGGCAAAGTCCGGCGCTCTCGCCCTGCAGATCTGCATCCAGGAGAAACCGGATTTGATCCTGCTGGACGTCGAAATGCCGGACATGGACGGATTCGAAACCCTTGCCCGTCTGAGGCAAAATCCCTGGCTGGAGCATATTCCCGTCATCTTCCTCACCTCCCGGGACGACGTCGAAACCGAGGTGCGAGGGCTCTCTCTGGGGGCGAGGGACTTCATTTCAAAGCCCGTGGAAAAAAGCATATTGCTCCACCGCCTCGGACTTCATCTGCGTTTTTCTGCCTGGCAGACCCGTCTGGAAAACTCCGTTATGGAAATGTCGGACGGCATCGCTTCTTCCTTCGCCGACCTGATTGAGTGCCGTGACGAAAGCACGGGAGGCCATGTCATGCGCACCAGCAGATACGTGGAAATCCTGGGGCGGGAAGTGATGAAATGCCGTCACTTTTCGGATGAAATTTCCGCGGAGGAACTGAAGTCCGTTATTCGAGCCGCGCCCCTGCATGACATCGGCAAAATCGCAATCAGCGACCGCATTCTGCTCAAACCGGCACGGCTGAACGAGGTGGAATTCACCGCCATGAAGCGTCACACCATCATCGGGGCCGAAATTCTGAAGCACATGTACGAGCGGACCCCCGCTCAGCGATATTTGCAGTACGCAACCATGATCGCGGCCTCCCACCATGAGCGGTACGACGGAAAAGGCTATCCCCAGGGTCTCGAGGGGAACGATATTCCCCTGATCGGTCGTATTATGGCGGTGGCGGACGTTTATGACGCTCTGGTGGACGACCGCGTCTACCGCAGCGCCATGAGCCCCAGCGAGGCCCGAAGCATTCTTCTGGAGGGCAGGGGCAC belongs to Synergistaceae bacterium and includes:
- a CDS encoding response regulator, which translates into the protein MKRILIVDDNITSLRQAAAQLAADYEVLLAKSGALALQICIQEKPDLILLDVEMPDMDGFETLARLRQNPWLEHIPVIFLTSRDDVETEVRGLSLGARDFISKPVEKSILLHRLGLHLRFSAWQTRLENSVMEMSDGIASSFADLIECRDESTGGHVMRTSRYVEILGREVMKCRHFSDEISAEELKSVIRAAPLHDIGKIAISDRILLKPARLNEVEFTAMKRHTIIGAEILKHMYERTPAQRYLQYATMIAASHHERYDGKGYPQGLEGNDIPLIGRIMAVADVYDALVDDRVYRSAMSPSEARSILLEGRGTQFDPILIDIFDACSKEFEKMVTDRGIFS